In one Natronosalvus amylolyticus genomic region, the following are encoded:
- a CDS encoding AMP-binding protein → MTLSIHDRSAQYGSRVAVVDRGMAPGPEAAGDRASDDQYTYGDLAAATRACNRRLAANAVGEGDVIAVLARNRVELLILFFAAVDRGAIVAPISYRLSAESVCTLHERIDPALTLYEPQFEALLETGTEESTGGETADEKTTYRTLERFFDLSVADASAESVADDVDLDARTVDTVPRDPDRPVLYLHTGGTTGVPKVVVCPYRQLEWNCITELAAWGLGKTDVSPVFLPLFHTGGWNLLTVPTLYVGGQVVLHREFEPGFALDTIERYGATHAFGVAAIFRAMADHPDFGATDFSSVDWFMSGGGPTSEAVMDAYRDRGQRFSQGYGLTEGGPNNLYLDPERTVGLEKSISSVGRPFPDCEARVVDDDVTVLGANEIGELEVRGPMTAAGYLETEDGTFTGEWVSTGDLARRDDAGDYTITGRTDNMFVSGGENVYPEEIEAALEDHPAVDSVGVVGIPHDRWGTVPKAIVTGSLENSSTLEAFARDTLADFQVPHEIQVVEAVPRSGAGKLDRGTLEDQYGPSAEEAVGRAGEGTDNSEGGGR, encoded by the coding sequence ATGACACTTTCAATTCACGACCGATCAGCACAGTATGGCTCGCGGGTCGCCGTCGTCGACCGGGGGATGGCCCCCGGCCCCGAGGCGGCTGGCGACCGGGCGAGTGACGACCAGTACACCTACGGCGACCTCGCCGCAGCGACTCGAGCCTGTAATCGTCGGCTCGCAGCCAATGCGGTCGGCGAGGGCGATGTGATCGCGGTACTCGCTCGAAACCGGGTCGAACTCCTGATCCTGTTTTTCGCCGCCGTCGACCGTGGCGCTATCGTCGCACCGATCTCGTATCGGCTGTCAGCCGAATCGGTGTGCACCCTCCACGAACGAATCGACCCGGCCCTCACACTGTATGAACCACAGTTCGAGGCACTGCTCGAAACCGGTACCGAGGAATCGACGGGGGGCGAAACTGCCGACGAGAAGACGACCTATCGGACCCTCGAGCGTTTCTTCGACCTGTCGGTCGCGGACGCTTCCGCTGAGAGTGTCGCCGATGACGTCGACCTGGACGCCCGTACCGTCGACACCGTTCCACGGGATCCGGACCGACCGGTGTTGTATCTGCACACCGGCGGCACGACCGGCGTGCCGAAAGTCGTCGTCTGTCCGTACCGGCAACTCGAGTGGAACTGCATCACCGAACTGGCTGCCTGGGGGTTGGGCAAAACCGATGTTTCGCCCGTGTTCTTGCCCCTCTTTCACACCGGTGGCTGGAACCTCCTGACGGTCCCGACGCTGTACGTCGGCGGGCAGGTGGTCCTTCACCGCGAGTTCGAGCCAGGTTTCGCACTCGACACTATCGAGCGGTACGGGGCAACCCACGCTTTTGGCGTCGCCGCCATCTTTCGAGCGATGGCCGACCACCCCGACTTCGGGGCCACCGACTTCTCGAGCGTCGACTGGTTCATGAGCGGCGGTGGTCCGACCAGTGAGGCGGTCATGGACGCCTATCGCGACCGTGGTCAGCGATTTTCACAGGGATACGGCCTCACCGAAGGCGGGCCGAACAACCTGTACCTCGACCCCGAGCGAACGGTCGGCCTGGAGAAGTCCATCTCGAGTGTCGGGCGACCGTTCCCCGACTGCGAGGCACGGGTCGTCGACGACGATGTCACGGTGCTCGGGGCAAACGAAATCGGCGAACTCGAGGTTCGTGGCCCGATGACTGCGGCAGGGTACCTCGAGACCGAGGACGGCACGTTTACGGGCGAGTGGGTGTCGACGGGTGACCTGGCCAGACGGGACGACGCCGGAGATTACACGATTACCGGGCGAACCGACAATATGTTCGTCAGCGGCGGAGAGAACGTCTATCCCGAGGAGATTGAAGCCGCCCTCGAGGACCATCCAGCGGTCGATTCGGTTGGCGTCGTCGGAATCCCACACGACCGTTGGGGAACCGTTCCGAAAGCTATCGTGACCGGTTCACTCGAGAATTCATCGACGCTCGAGGCGTTTGCCCGTGACACACTCGCGGATTTCCAGGTGCCACACGAGATTCAGGTGGTCGAGGCCGTGCCACGCAGCGGAGCGGGTAAACTCGACCGGGGCACACTCGAGGACCAGTACGGTCCGTCGGCTGAAGAGGCGGTGGGACGAGCGGGAGAGGGTACCGATAACAGCGAGGGTGGGGGGCGATGA
- a CDS encoding branched-chain amino acid ABC transporter permease, which yields MAISSPDSDLAQATDEKPAASDATDADEAESTHWARGYVHDHLAHVLVIGFFIVYPPLYSVLTGLPALDIGVGTVDPGAFFNAFLPATTFLIGMLFLGLFAMSFDFISGYTGYLSFGHAAFYGIGAYTIVLAANGQIPGVPGGTPFMLTMVLGGVIAIIAALAIGAVSFRLTGVYFAMLTLGFAQVLYELIRNWGYVGSNPLEGPNHAGPTPEIGVPFVDSLSVGLGRLSGDSFNNVLGTGIDISATLTSYYAIGVIVVICYFAMQRIIHSPFGRVMIAIRENEERAEAVGYNVFWYKMGAFAMSAFFAAIAGALFAAYTGSASPDSTFYFLVTADALIVTIIGGIGTLAGPLFGSFLFEWLEDILSSQQGGLAPYLRETLPEGLLSVDVAGLTFLELINTLIDGRAPLYLGIVFVLFVLFVPNGLLGSVRDRLGGTVAKCLPAHLERYRR from the coding sequence GTGGCCATTAGCTCCCCTGATAGCGATCTGGCGCAGGCAACGGACGAGAAGCCCGCCGCGAGCGACGCCACTGACGCCGACGAAGCCGAGTCGACACACTGGGCTCGAGGCTACGTGCACGATCATCTCGCTCACGTGCTCGTCATCGGCTTCTTCATCGTCTATCCACCTCTCTACAGCGTCTTGACTGGACTTCCGGCACTCGATATCGGTGTTGGGACCGTCGATCCCGGCGCGTTCTTCAACGCCTTCTTGCCGGCGACGACGTTCCTCATCGGGATGTTGTTCCTGGGCTTGTTTGCGATGAGCTTCGACTTCATCAGCGGCTACACCGGCTACCTGTCGTTCGGCCATGCGGCCTTCTACGGCATCGGTGCTTACACCATCGTACTGGCCGCTAATGGCCAAATTCCGGGAGTGCCGGGCGGTACACCGTTCATGCTGACGATGGTACTTGGCGGCGTTATCGCGATTATCGCCGCCCTCGCCATCGGCGCCGTTTCGTTCCGGCTGACGGGCGTCTACTTCGCCATGTTGACCCTCGGGTTCGCACAGGTGCTTTACGAACTGATCCGAAACTGGGGATACGTCGGTTCGAACCCACTCGAGGGGCCAAACCACGCGGGCCCAACTCCCGAAATCGGCGTGCCGTTCGTCGACTCGCTCTCGGTTGGACTCGGTCGACTGTCGGGTGACAGCTTCAACAACGTCCTGGGTACCGGCATCGACATCTCGGCAACGCTCACGTCCTACTACGCTATCGGGGTCATCGTCGTCATCTGTTATTTCGCGATGCAGCGAATCATCCACTCGCCGTTCGGCCGCGTGATGATCGCCATCCGCGAGAACGAAGAGCGCGCAGAAGCGGTCGGCTACAACGTGTTCTGGTACAAGATGGGCGCGTTCGCCATGAGCGCCTTCTTCGCTGCCATCGCCGGTGCGTTGTTCGCCGCCTACACCGGCAGCGCGTCACCGGACAGCACGTTCTACTTCCTCGTGACTGCCGACGCGCTGATCGTGACCATCATCGGTGGTATCGGAACGCTGGCTGGGCCGCTATTCGGCTCGTTCCTCTTCGAGTGGCTCGAGGACATCCTCTCTTCACAACAGGGCGGTCTCGCCCCGTACCTCCGCGAAACCCTCCCGGAGGGCCTGTTGAGTGTGGATGTTGCAGGGTTGACGTTCCTCGAGTTGATCAATACGCTCATCGACGGACGCGCGCCGTTGTATCTCGGTATCGTGTTCGTGTTGTTCGTGCTGTTCGTCCCCAACGGCTTGCTCGGGTCGGTCCGTGATCGACTCGGCGGCACCGTTGCGAAATGTCTCCCTGCCCACCTCGAGCGGTATCGGCGCTAG
- a CDS encoding branched-chain amino acid ABC transporter permease, translating into MIGSLTPALEVLFASDTLTPLFTDGVRSFFRPDTLARIFIEGLGKAAIYFIIAIGLTLVFGLMGILNFAHGAFAMVGAYLGGILMVVGLSSGSGTFTRIAFFVVVVAVIFALLTAVGAALEIGLVRPIYDRTPMYQILLTFGVGLILEELARIIASARGIQPEPTWAAAQATIPTVLGTPSEILLNLFGARIRGFYLFAIVAGAILAAIVWAFLTKTLYGLYIRAGSEDPEMVEALGIDVRKAFTVVFGLGIGLAAVGGVFLMWDPTEGPSVMLNLDVLLYAFVVVVIGGLGSFKGTLVAAIIVGMADSFTTWVFARGIIDFSGLPEVTIFLLLVIALIVRPQGLYGVEEVGGH; encoded by the coding sequence ATGATTGGGTCACTTACCCCAGCGCTCGAGGTACTGTTCGCAAGCGATACACTCACACCCCTGTTTACTGACGGGGTTCGCAGTTTCTTCCGACCCGATACGTTGGCTCGTATCTTTATCGAAGGACTCGGCAAGGCGGCCATCTACTTCATTATCGCCATCGGATTGACCCTCGTCTTCGGGCTGATGGGCATCCTCAACTTCGCCCACGGCGCGTTCGCGATGGTCGGCGCGTATCTCGGTGGCATCCTGATGGTAGTCGGCCTCTCGTCCGGGTCGGGAACGTTTACACGAATCGCGTTTTTCGTCGTGGTCGTCGCCGTCATCTTCGCCCTATTGACTGCCGTCGGCGCTGCCCTCGAGATCGGTCTGGTTCGACCAATCTACGACCGCACGCCGATGTACCAGATTCTGCTGACTTTCGGTGTCGGCTTGATCCTCGAGGAACTCGCGCGGATAATCGCATCTGCCCGTGGTATCCAGCCGGAGCCCACGTGGGCTGCTGCGCAGGCGACCATTCCGACGGTCCTCGGGACGCCATCGGAGATTCTGCTGAACCTCTTCGGTGCCCGAATCAGGGGCTTCTATCTGTTCGCCATCGTCGCCGGTGCGATACTGGCGGCTATCGTCTGGGCGTTCCTCACGAAAACGCTCTACGGCCTGTACATCCGAGCGGGCAGCGAGGATCCGGAGATGGTCGAAGCCCTCGGGATCGACGTTCGGAAGGCGTTCACCGTCGTCTTCGGCCTCGGAATCGGATTAGCTGCAGTCGGGGGCGTCTTCCTCATGTGGGATCCCACGGAGGGACCCAGTGTGATGCTCAACCTCGACGTCTTGTTGTACGCGTTCGTCGTCGTCGTGATCGGTGGCCTCGGCTCGTTCAAAGGCACACTCGTGGCGGCGATCATCGTCGGAATGGCCGACTCGTTTACCACCTGGGTGTTCGCTCGAGGCATCATCGACTTCTCGGGACTCCCGGAGGTCACCATCTTCCTGTTGCTCGTGATCGCACTGATCGTGCGCCCACAGGGCCTTTACGGCGTCGAGGAGGTGGGTGGCCATTAG
- a CDS encoding ABC transporter ATP-binding protein: MALLELEGVHTYYGESHILQGVDLHVEENEVVALIGRNGVGKTTTLRTIMQLTPPREGIVRYDGVDVTGRPTHEVATNGIGWVPEERRMFGYLTVEENIRVAVPPEDDFERLRDEMFELFPDLERFREKEARNLSGGQQQMLAIARGMVGDNDLLLVDEPSEGLAPLIVEQVVEVLREASTETTMVLVEQNFPLAMDLADRFYLLDHGTVVESGSTEGVTADDERIRRYLSA; the protein is encoded by the coding sequence ATGGCGTTGCTCGAACTCGAGGGCGTTCACACCTACTACGGCGAGAGCCACATCTTACAGGGTGTCGACCTTCACGTCGAGGAGAACGAAGTCGTCGCGCTCATCGGCCGCAATGGCGTCGGGAAGACGACGACCCTTCGAACGATCATGCAGTTGACGCCGCCTCGAGAGGGGATCGTTCGATACGATGGTGTCGACGTGACTGGACGGCCGACACACGAAGTGGCTACGAACGGAATCGGCTGGGTTCCCGAAGAACGACGAATGTTCGGCTATCTCACCGTCGAGGAGAACATCCGCGTCGCGGTGCCGCCGGAGGATGACTTCGAACGCCTTCGAGACGAGATGTTCGAACTGTTTCCGGACCTCGAGCGATTTCGGGAGAAAGAAGCGCGAAATTTGAGCGGCGGCCAACAGCAGATGCTCGCCATCGCTCGCGGTATGGTCGGTGACAACGATCTATTGCTCGTCGACGAACCGAGTGAGGGGCTGGCTCCACTGATCGTCGAACAGGTCGTAGAGGTACTCCGTGAAGCCTCGACCGAGACGACGATGGTCCTGGTCGAACAGAACTTCCCGCTCGCGATGGACCTCGCGGACCGGTTCTATCTGCTCGATCACGGCACGGTCGTCGAGTCTGGCTCGACGGAAGGCGTTACCGCTGATGACGAACGCATTCGGAGGTATCTCTCTGCATGA
- a CDS encoding ABC transporter ATP-binding protein, whose protein sequence is MVLWTSNLTKRFGGVTAVDSVDFSLERGELCSVIGPNGAGKTTFFNLLTGVLEPTAGSIEFAPTGNGGVGDADGDTVRDGRQDGRIDITDAQPHETALMGLHRSYQITNIFPTVSVLENVRVAVQAHRGSDSWQFWRNVNAFDDHYTEAEAILDRIGLTEYADRTAQNLSHGEKRNLEIGIALAGNPDVLLLDEPTAGVSSEDVGQVTDIIEDVAADHAVMLIEHNMDVVMGISDRIAVLNRGELIADGDPETVRNSEAVQRAYLGGYDGTEETTDGDDAATGVSA, encoded by the coding sequence ATGGTACTCTGGACGTCGAATTTGACGAAACGGTTTGGCGGCGTGACCGCCGTCGATAGCGTCGACTTCAGCCTCGAGCGGGGCGAACTCTGTTCGGTCATCGGGCCGAACGGTGCGGGGAAGACGACGTTTTTCAACCTGTTGACCGGGGTACTCGAGCCGACGGCGGGTTCGATCGAGTTTGCGCCGACCGGGAATGGTGGTGTTGGGGACGCGGATGGCGACACCGTCAGGGATGGGAGACAGGACGGTCGAATCGATATAACGGACGCACAACCACACGAGACAGCACTGATGGGACTCCACCGTTCGTACCAGATCACCAACATTTTCCCGACGGTGTCCGTCCTCGAGAACGTTCGCGTAGCGGTCCAGGCACACCGGGGGAGCGACTCCTGGCAGTTCTGGCGCAACGTCAACGCGTTCGATGATCACTACACAGAGGCGGAAGCGATTCTCGACCGAATCGGCCTGACCGAGTACGCCGACCGAACCGCACAGAACCTCAGTCACGGCGAAAAACGCAACCTCGAGATCGGTATTGCGCTTGCAGGCAATCCGGACGTGCTTTTGCTCGACGAACCGACGGCCGGCGTCTCGAGCGAGGACGTCGGACAGGTCACCGACATCATCGAAGACGTCGCGGCCGATCACGCCGTGATGTTGATCGAACACAACATGGATGTGGTGATGGGGATCAGTGACCGGATCGCCGTGTTGAACCGCGGCGAGTTGATCGCCGATGGCGACCCCGAAACCGTCAGAAATAGCGAAGCCGTCCAGCGTGCGTATCTCGGCGGCTACGATGGTACCGAAGAGACCACCGACGGTGACGACGCCGCAACCGGGGTGAGTGCTTGA
- a CDS encoding ABC transporter substrate-binding protein: protein MPRDTNRRTVLRRTGTLAALGTAGLAGCIADENGDDSGNGADDGNGDDGTGNGGDGSEDVADETIRIGAMQPVSGDLEYYGQISLMGFYSGIAYKYDLDPIEEMTTGTYTLDPDDGPTFEFIVQDTVFTPDTAQQVAEDLVVDEDVDVLFGASSSDSARRISANILDDAGIPYIAGPAADADITVSSDHCHELLFRASEHTAMDARAGGRYVAEQGDVSTVAIFAAEGAFGEGVANNYREVLEGQGVEVLDPRFVEPGYSEFEGLFDEAIDQGADGVVGGFTFITLPEFLPTAMAYDEIQAFGGFAELVTTQVTGQTVEATLGEGFTAEDIQDAGLGPFTTRYHWNQYDNSINDAFIDMHTETYGLMPDLFSAGTFVGGSALVQAIDETGSVDGGDIAQAMRGMTVIDTPKGENAYTFQEHNNQAASAMTVAWPVPTDDDVAEYWDASVMPGEPIETFEPEEVMVPADEASCSLN from the coding sequence ATGCCACGAGATACCAACCGGCGTACGGTGCTCCGACGGACGGGAACACTGGCAGCGCTCGGGACGGCTGGACTGGCAGGGTGTATCGCAGACGAGAACGGCGACGACAGTGGGAACGGTGCTGACGATGGGAACGGCGATGATGGCACCGGAAACGGGGGCGACGGGAGCGAGGACGTTGCTGATGAGACGATCAGAATCGGGGCGATGCAACCCGTTTCAGGCGACCTCGAGTACTACGGACAGATCAGCCTGATGGGCTTTTACTCGGGAATCGCCTACAAGTACGACCTCGACCCGATCGAGGAGATGACAACCGGGACGTATACGCTCGACCCGGACGACGGGCCGACCTTCGAGTTCATCGTCCAGGATACCGTTTTCACCCCGGATACGGCCCAGCAGGTGGCCGAGGATCTGGTTGTCGACGAGGATGTCGACGTCCTGTTCGGGGCCTCGAGTTCCGATTCGGCGCGCCGCATTTCGGCGAACATTCTCGACGATGCCGGGATCCCCTACATCGCAGGGCCAGCGGCAGACGCCGACATCACGGTGTCATCCGACCACTGTCACGAGTTGCTGTTCCGTGCTAGTGAGCACACCGCGATGGACGCCCGAGCGGGTGGTCGATACGTCGCCGAGCAGGGGGACGTCTCGACTGTCGCCATCTTCGCTGCAGAAGGGGCGTTCGGTGAGGGTGTCGCGAACAATTACCGCGAAGTCCTGGAAGGACAGGGTGTGGAAGTCCTGGACCCACGGTTCGTCGAACCCGGTTACAGCGAGTTCGAAGGGCTGTTCGACGAGGCTATCGATCAGGGTGCAGACGGCGTGGTCGGTGGGTTCACTTTCATCACGTTGCCGGAGTTCCTCCCGACGGCGATGGCCTACGACGAGATCCAGGCGTTCGGTGGCTTTGCCGAACTGGTGACGACACAGGTCACCGGCCAGACCGTCGAGGCCACACTCGGCGAAGGCTTTACGGCCGAAGATATCCAGGATGCCGGACTGGGTCCGTTCACGACCCGCTATCACTGGAACCAGTACGACAACTCGATCAACGACGCCTTCATCGACATGCACACTGAGACGTACGGGCTGATGCCGGACCTGTTCAGTGCCGGGACGTTCGTCGGCGGGTCGGCGCTCGTCCAGGCCATCGACGAGACCGGTTCGGTCGACGGCGGCGACATCGCCCAGGCGATGCGGGGGATGACGGTCATCGATACGCCGAAAGGCGAGAACGCCTACACCTTCCAGGAACACAACAACCAGGCTGCGTCGGCCATGACCGTCGCCTGGCCTGTCCCGACCGACGACGATGTTGCCGAGTACTGGGACGCGTCGGTGATGCCCGGCGAACCCATCGAGACGTTCGAACCCGAGGAGGTCATGGTGCCAGCAGACGAGGCTAGCTGCTCGCTCAACTGA
- a CDS encoding HAD family hydrolase, translating into MTEYDIALFDSDGVLVDPPAYETQVEATVKAFEAVGVTTVDQRHIDDIVNGTTVGRLQEICSVYDIDPETFWEARERHDELSQFEKFEAGSRDLYDDVAAITALPHPCGVVSNNHHSTIAYVLEHFELAPLFEVYYGREKTIESLDLKKPNTHYLEKALADLEGESALYIGDSESDVIAAHRAGMDSVFVRRPHSTDVALSATPTYEVESLHAITDIVNS; encoded by the coding sequence GTGACAGAATACGATATCGCGCTCTTCGACAGTGATGGCGTTCTGGTCGACCCACCTGCTTACGAGACCCAGGTCGAAGCCACAGTGAAAGCCTTCGAAGCAGTGGGCGTTACAACAGTGGACCAGCGACATATTGACGACATCGTGAACGGCACTACTGTTGGCCGGCTCCAGGAAATCTGTAGCGTATACGATATCGATCCAGAGACGTTCTGGGAAGCTCGAGAACGTCACGACGAACTATCCCAGTTCGAGAAATTCGAAGCCGGTTCTCGGGATCTATATGACGACGTAGCGGCTATCACAGCCCTTCCGCATCCCTGTGGAGTCGTTAGCAACAATCACCACAGTACAATCGCCTACGTTCTGGAGCATTTCGAGCTAGCTCCGCTGTTCGAGGTCTATTATGGACGGGAAAAAACGATCGAAAGTCTCGACCTGAAAAAGCCGAACACGCATTACCTCGAGAAAGCCCTCGCGGACCTCGAGGGAGAATCTGCACTGTACATTGGTGATAGCGAGAGCGATGTGATCGCGGCCCACCGCGCAGGGATGGATTCGGTTTTCGTCAGAAGACCCCATAGCACAGACGTGGCACTCTCAGCGACACCGACCTACGAGGTAGAGAGTCTCCATGCCATCACGGACATCGTGAATAGCTGA
- a CDS encoding GNAT family N-acetyltransferase, whose amino-acid sequence MAFAEEIEFGHEDRKRIYEHVERHGAVDPDEVRRRLQIDPGGFRHHVAILKRDGRLDDRDGTLRVTIDAGAEEEYQSDDLEFHIRPARQEDLAGIVGAIRQVAEEKTYIVAESVADEVDHQDALLRYNELEARMFFVATVNDEVVGWVHIHGQELDKLSHTAQLTVGVIEEYREHGIGSHLLSRGLEWSGSNGYEKVYNSVPSTNEEAIDFLETHGWEIEAVRADHYKLNGEYVDEVMMALKL is encoded by the coding sequence ATGGCATTCGCCGAGGAAATCGAGTTTGGGCACGAGGACCGCAAACGCATTTACGAACACGTCGAGCGCCACGGGGCAGTCGATCCGGACGAAGTCAGACGCAGATTACAGATCGACCCCGGTGGATTCAGACACCACGTCGCCATCCTCAAACGGGACGGCCGTCTCGACGACCGGGACGGAACGCTCCGGGTAACGATCGATGCGGGTGCTGAGGAAGAGTACCAAAGCGACGACCTCGAGTTCCACATTCGGCCGGCCAGACAGGAAGATCTGGCGGGTATCGTCGGCGCGATTCGACAGGTCGCCGAGGAGAAGACCTACATCGTCGCCGAGTCCGTCGCCGACGAGGTCGACCATCAGGACGCACTGTTGCGGTACAACGAACTCGAGGCCCGGATGTTCTTCGTCGCGACGGTCAACGACGAAGTCGTCGGCTGGGTCCACATCCACGGGCAGGAACTGGACAAACTCAGTCACACCGCGCAGTTGACCGTCGGCGTCATCGAGGAGTACCGAGAACACGGCATCGGCTCGCACCTGCTCTCGCGTGGCCTCGAGTGGTCCGGTTCGAACGGATACGAAAAGGTCTACAACAGCGTTCCCTCCACGAACGAAGAGGCAATCGACTTCCTCGAGACCCACGGCTGGGAGATCGAAGCGGTCCGGGCGGATCACTACAAACTCAACGGCGAGTACGTCGACGAAGTGATGATGGCACTCAAACTCTGA
- a CDS encoding FAD-dependent oxidoreductase: MSETRTDGGSEDYEHYEAVVVGCGPGGAAAAARLAEHGIETLVLERGVEAGSKNVSGGLIYAEDSAPYTIDDLFPDFREEAAERPVTDYHIHNIDGRQVTTYDLTDLHEHDTDWCDAVLRRTMDSWLEQRVHEKTSETGGGVLTGVRVNGLLRENGEIVGVTCDELDPIRADYIVAADGVNSELARAADLMDWDEPDEWFQGVKAVVDMDADVINDRFSIEEGEGVAHLFSGDLFEDVRGGGFLYTNEDTLSIGTVFHLDSLVAEEAEPHELLDALLTHPLLAQWFDGEYNELEYSAKLVPDSKKVAHREPYADNLVLVGDAGGQMQAQGPIIKGMNHAVTAGALAADAYALTRGNADPEAAGRRYTTMLEQSGTMGKLRPRRYELTSTVGEHDLVTKAVEGVLNSPVGSIAVGNPIAKRLLPKAYNSPFLVGMLPDTSMAYTTLPSLIGEKHGRTVHWENEIEPPSLEERIGDLTYNTDVGNPHILLQDESFEASGAAVYACPVSAEDFGGGCYRAETVKTNGSEEKLVSLDTQPCVECGTCAIVADTEWTHPRGEKGVEYKQG; encoded by the coding sequence ATGAGTGAAACACGAACCGATGGTGGCAGCGAGGACTACGAACACTACGAAGCGGTCGTCGTCGGCTGTGGCCCAGGTGGGGCTGCCGCCGCGGCTCGCCTGGCCGAACACGGTATCGAGACGCTCGTCCTCGAGCGCGGCGTCGAGGCCGGGTCGAAGAACGTTTCGGGCGGATTGATTTACGCGGAGGATTCGGCACCGTACACGATCGACGACCTGTTCCCCGACTTCCGGGAGGAAGCGGCAGAACGGCCGGTCACCGACTATCACATCCACAATATCGACGGTCGGCAGGTCACGACCTACGACCTGACCGACCTGCACGAACACGACACGGACTGGTGTGACGCGGTCTTGCGCCGGACGATGGACAGTTGGCTCGAACAACGTGTCCACGAGAAAACGAGTGAGACCGGCGGCGGGGTTCTGACCGGCGTACGCGTCAACGGCTTGCTCCGGGAGAACGGAGAGATCGTCGGCGTGACCTGTGACGAACTCGACCCGATCAGGGCCGACTACATCGTCGCCGCCGATGGCGTCAACTCCGAGTTAGCGCGCGCCGCGGATCTGATGGACTGGGACGAACCGGACGAGTGGTTCCAGGGCGTCAAAGCCGTCGTCGACATGGACGCCGACGTCATCAACGATCGGTTTTCCATCGAGGAGGGCGAAGGTGTCGCGCACCTGTTCTCGGGCGATCTGTTCGAGGATGTCCGGGGCGGTGGCTTCCTCTATACGAACGAAGACACCCTCTCGATTGGGACCGTTTTCCACCTCGATAGCCTCGTCGCCGAAGAGGCCGAACCGCACGAACTGCTCGATGCGTTGTTGACCCACCCCCTGTTGGCACAGTGGTTCGACGGCGAGTACAACGAACTCGAGTACTCGGCCAAACTGGTTCCCGACTCGAAGAAGGTGGCTCACCGCGAACCCTACGCCGACAACCTCGTCCTCGTCGGCGACGCTGGCGGCCAGATGCAAGCTCAGGGACCGATCATCAAGGGAATGAATCACGCTGTCACCGCCGGTGCGCTGGCCGCTGACGCTTACGCACTCACTCGGGGCAACGCTGACCCCGAGGCCGCCGGTCGTCGGTACACCACGATGCTCGAGCAGTCGGGCACTATGGGCAAACTGCGGCCACGCCGCTACGAACTCACGAGCACCGTCGGCGAACACGATCTGGTCACCAAAGCAGTCGAAGGCGTGTTGAACTCGCCCGTCGGCTCGATCGCCGTCGGCAATCCGATTGCGAAACGGTTGTTGCCCAAAGCGTACAACTCCCCGTTCCTCGTGGGAATGCTTCCGGATACGTCGATGGCGTACACGACGTTACCGTCGCTCATCGGCGAAAAACACGGCCGGACCGTCCACTGGGAGAACGAAATCGAGCCACCATCGCTCGAGGAACGCATCGGTGATCTGACGTACAACACGGACGTCGGCAATCCACACATCCTGTTGCAGGACGAATCGTTCGAGGCCAGCGGGGCCGCCGTCTACGCCTGTCCGGTCAGTGCTGAAGACTTCGGTGGCGGCTGTTACCGGGCTGAGACGGTCAAGACCAACGGGAGCGAGGAGAAACTGGTGAGTCTCGACACACAACCCTGTGTCGAATGTGGGACGTGTGCTATTGTCGCCGATACCGAGTGGACACACCCGCGCGGTGAGAAAGGCGTCGAGTACAAACAGGGCTAG